In the genome of Rhopalosiphum padi isolate XX-2018 chromosome 1, ASM2088224v1, whole genome shotgun sequence, the window TTTAGAATaatagaatttgaaaataattcatagtatttttcaaataatcaagagggaaaatatatgaaaaaattgaaatttttacacaaaaccagATTATGGAAAGTTGATTTAGTTTTagtattctaatttaaaaactaataattacacTAAAATAAAGTTTAGCAATGCCACAACAACCTTGTTAAATAGTCTGATTTTTCaaagttttgacaaaattgtgtattcaaaagtataataacataaataacgtaaaatatAGAATGTTGCAGAAACTTGTAACTTAGAACATGCTTCTAttccatacattttttatacacaaataaattttaaaatattttgattaatttcaaactatttttaaacattaatttattcaaaaatcttgaaattttaataattatgtaagttgttcttatagtaatataaaattattgaaaatacatttgcacaattattacttaaaaaaatgttttcatgataaaaaaacataatccaATTGTTTCTTTTTccttatattaataaaagaatatttcagtgtataaatattaaatccccATTATCACTTTGATTAATATTCATTCTAAATCTGTAATAATTTACCTTTACAATACCTATATttgtagaataaattatttttcaactttgtcaggcaaaaaaaaaaaattgagttcgTTGAACAACAGTAAAAAtgcatttcatatattatattgtaataaagataatttcatataaattatagtcaTGGATCTCTGTTTTCatgaatcaataatttaatctagCATTTTTCTTATCATGTAATTCAAAATTCCTCCATGTTTATGATATAGTATATCTACTTCAGTGTCAAAACGCAAAATGGCATTGAATGTGACACCTGTGTtggtctaaaaaaataaaataaataattaagctaCAAAATAAATTCCccaaaacattgtttttatttattatttactttcacTTGGATTTCTTGCAATGGTTTGCAGTTTTGTGGAATATCTATGTCATATATTTCATGACCAGTAAGTTTTAATGTTTCAGCATTTTCTCCGGAACGGAATTGCAATGGAATTATTCCCATACCAACCAAGTTGGAACGATGAATACGTTCGTAAGACTCAGCAATCACAGCTTTAATTCCCTATGGacaataaaaaccatattttaaaattaaaaatatttttatcatatattaaaaatagtataaattatataaatatattaccagTAAAAACGGTCCTTTTGCTGCCCAATCTCTTGATGAACCTGATCCATAATCTTTGCCAACAATAGCAATGAGCGGCCTTCCCTCTTTAGTATAAATTTGAGCTGCATCAAAGACAtccaactaaaaatatataaataataattagttcaacaaaaaagtattagattaaaaatatgtataacctCTTGTCCACTAGGAATGTGCAATGTTTTTGGTCCAGTGTTCTTCACCAACTTATTTACTAATCTTATGTTAGCAAACGTTCCTCTAGCCATAATATCATCATTTCCACGTCTTGAGCCATAAGAATTAAAGTCTTTAGGAgtgatactaaaaaaaattggaattttagtttttaacatatctaattattgaaattaataaaatgcttaAGCTCACTTTCTCGAAGCTAAATAACGAGCTGCAGAACTATTTCTTGCAATACTACCAGCTGGACTGATGTGATCAGTTGTTACAGAATCACCAAGAAACAGTAATACATGGGCCCCTTTCACTGATTGAACACCAGGTAATGTCTAAACAAGAAATATTTGTGTTGAAACTATGAGAACTattcatagtatttattatgtCATGGTTTATACTTTTGTCATGCCATTGAAAAATGGAGGGTTTTTTATGTAAGTAGATGATACATCCCATGGGTATAATTGGCCGTCTGGGGCTTGTAAACATTGCCAAGCATTAGAACCATTTTCAATGCGAGCATAGACATCTTGGAACATTGCAGGAATTACAGTTTGTTTTTCAACAGCTTGGATCAATGCTCTAGATGgccaaatatttttcaaaaatactggtttaccatttttatcattacctaaaaatatataaataataatataatattaaatcaattctattttaataaaaatgtgtacctactaaattcaataaaaaataaaaaaatatattttttaaatcggaCCACTGGTAGCACTTGAAAAATGTTTCTCTTTTAACAGTTtaagtagataaataaatttGGTGGCCAATTTTATGaagcgtttaaaaataaaatattttaaaattgtatgtgatTCTAACTTTGTCATACTAACATAATAACGTTCTTCAGAGCCATAGCCAGGGAGGGTCTTCCAAGCTCAAGACCCCTCCCCCCAAAAATGTCAgactacaataattttattgaaaatacaattttatatgctTGATGACCCACTTCTCCGAATACGGAAAATAGCTTAAATTGTGAATTGTGGTGATAAAGCGACGCCGTTCTATCACATTTACTTGatcttgattttataatatgtataattatatgaattatattgtcAGAAATATAATGCAAACTTAATTTGTTATCATAATTGGCCATCAAAAATTAAGCCCCCCACCGAAAAAAAATTCTGACTACGGCACTGACGTTCtttgtgacaaaaaaaaaagttttaataaaaaacacatacattcctgcaagtacaataaattgccaatattcaaaatattctacTCCAACAGCCTTAAATCTTAATGGGTGATTGTTTAAGGAGCttgatgtttaatttatataattatatgaaaggGAGAGTTAGAGAATTCAAGAAATATGCAATTTCCCCATAATTTATCTTTCGGGGCATCTAGACGATGAGAATAAAAAAAGAAAGGGTACTTTAAATAACAACAACCACGCAAGTTGATGTCAAGTGTCTCAACAATCAGATATAGAGGTTacgttttatatgaaaaaacttTTAACGCTCACCTATAGGTTCAGTTTCAAAGTCGATGTCCATGCGTCCAGCGATCGCGTACGCAATGACTAACAGCGGTGAAGCTAAATAGTTGGCACGGGTGTTAGGATGAATGCGGCCTTCAAAGTTCCGGTTGCCGGATAAAACTCCACAACAGACTAATTCGTTCTGAATTACgacacaaataaatattcaagtatattaatataattcattttttaatgtgaacattatacattttattatatattaatttttaaattttaactgacCAGACTGTACCATtagtttttttacgtttttttaatggtaatatacattttaattttaaattcctaagcagataattttttttgaatatttcaatgtaaaaaaaaatcgaatttttaataaggattaataaatgtttaaagttttgACAAATGGACTAATATAAGTGGAGTGGTTATAGGAGTACCTCgtaaaattgttgtcctctatactacatcaaaactttaaatagttcttatacttataacttaactAAGTGACTTATaacaaatactaatattaactactaatttgaaatttaattttttcacaataaaatacttaatgttATCAGTTCATCAGTGGTGTATTATATAGAGGGGACCCCCTAAACCTGGGCCCATAgtgaaatttcaaattcaatCAAAAGTGTTGAAAAATGCttaaattactatacatatgtaaaatttaataataaatatttatttataaattaaaattactctattatattatttatgtcataATTCCTGGTTGTAAATTGACCCATACTGAAAATAATTCCTATATACGCCTCTCATAAGTCATAGACTCTATGACGCCAGTACGCCACTGCAGTTCACAGTCatgtttatcatatttatatgccaaaaatattatgtgtatactgtatagtactatactacataatatgtattattataatgatcgcgtcgagtacctatacattaaattgaatataatattttattattaatcgtcAGTcagaaataaaagtatttattaacttttaaactgtatttttttaccaaaaacactCAAAGAGTATCATAAATAACAATCGGCTTAATTAGTAGTCattgctaaataaataataaccaataataatttaatagttctgTATTCAACTTACCGACTCAATAGCGTTTACGATTTGTTCGGGCAAAGGTCCAGAATTTCCAATACACGTCATACAACCGAATCCAACGGTGTCAAAACCAAGTGCTGTCAAAGCTGGGGTAACTCCGCTCTCTCGCAGATAATAAGTAACTACCCCCGAACCAGGCGAAAGACTAGTTTTGATATATGGCGCCACAGATAAACCGGCTTCGACAGCATTTTTAGCCAATAAACCTAAAAAAACGACAATTaggaaattatttaagtttcattttttattgtaaaattcattatttatttaccagCTCCAAGCATTACACTGGGGTTGCTTGTATTTGTACATGAAGTAATGGCAGCAATAACAACCGATCCATgtcttaatgtatatttttgattattgaatTCGAATTCACAACTGGCATTCAATTTGTCTGGACTAATgttaaatcctttaaatccaatctaaaaataaaataatttgtgttagTGTGTTACcataactaaaaagtataaaatgcaatgaaaaataaatttaaaaacatttttttttttttttaaatatttagtttaatattttgcttaaaataatttgattctaTACAACAAATTACGTCACTTAAAAGCGTATTACATtgctgcataatataattttttttttttaaaatgtattaaatgttgaataatttgtatttccTATAGGTTAAAATGATACCAAGTACAACATACttttaatacctaaataatataaagtagaaTACCTATTGTAACTTTGTAAATAgcacattattacataataccattaattttataagttttatttattataataataattgttattgtttaatatacaaaatagtacCTAATTTCTACACCACATtacgtaattatttaaataacaattattacattattacataatttaaagtatactaGCTAAAATACCAATCGCCACCAGgattacagtaaaaaataagattgttgaataattataaataaataattataaaaatgtacatattgttatacataataatgtgtcATTAATGATTAGGAAAACTAAAAtggaaagtaatttaatttcttaagttttaataacatttttagatatACGCAAACATTTTCATACAGGAAAATTGCAAATATTTCAtccaaaacaaacaaacaaatgaaaatgtCAATGATTTTCTGTATTATTACTacctatagattttttttataaactattcattatattttttttttttttgtttggtattatttgtatttttaatttttcaaaagatTTAACTCTGGACATGGCAATATAAAGTTGGTAATCAGAAAAAAAGCCCCGTatcaactaaatacattattcgttattttattatgatttacataattaaatataatcattacatttaatattgtctttgtacctacataatttaaaaaatgtttaagggtaaaaatttaaaataattaaaaaaataaattaattgtcatttgtatatacgtaatttaaataatttattaacatttttttaaatatgtaagatAGTCATGACAATTATTGACAATGTTAAATGCAGATTTCggctatacttataaatatgataaaaagtgttacatagataaatgtaatgactacctacatttaattatgtaaatcat includes:
- the LOC132928842 gene encoding cytoplasmic aconitate hydratase-like: MSHPFESFKKTINVSNKEYTFFDLPKFGVEYDQLPFSIRVLLESAVRNCDNFQVTENDVQNILKWKTNQTIEGGVEVAFKPARVILQDFTGVPAVVDFAAMRDAVKSLGGDPNKINPVCPSDLVIDHSIQADFVREADAQQKNENLEFERNKERFTFLKWGAKAFKNMLIVPPGSGIVHQVNLEYLARVVFTDRDTLYPDSLVGTDSHTTMINGLGVLGWGVGGIEAEAVMLGQAISMLLPQVLGYQLTGTLNQFATSTDLVLTITKHLRQIGVVGKFVEFFGPGVTQLSIADRATISNMCPEYGATVGFFPVDQNTLSYLQQTNRSSEKIAAVKAYLEASKMLRNYDDPSQDPVFSQITTLDLGEVVPSISGPKRPHDRVSVSEAQKDFKTCLTNKIGFKGFNISPDKLNASCEFEFNNQKYTLRHGSVVIAAITSCTNTSNPSVMLGAGLLAKNAVEAGLSVAPYIKTSLSPGSGVVTYYLRESGVTPALTALGFDTVGFGCMTCIGNSGPLPEQIVNAIESNELVCCGVLSGNRNFEGRIHPNTRANYLASPLLVIAYAIAGRMDIDFETEPIGNDKNGKPVFLKNIWPSRALIQAVEKQTVIPAMFQDVYARIENGSNAWQCLQAPDGQLYPWDVSSTYIKNPPFFNGMTKTLPGVQSVKGAHVLLFLGDSVTTDHISPAGSIARNSSAARYLASRNITPKDFNSYGSRRGNDDIMARGTFANIRLVNKLVKNTGPKTLHIPSGQELDVFDAAQIYTKEGRPLIAIVGKDYGSGSSRDWAAKGPFLLGIKAVIAESYERIHRSNLVGMGIIPLQFRSGENAETLKLTGHEIYDIDIPQNCKPLQEIQVKTNTGVTFNAILRFDTEVDILYHKHGGILNYMIRKMLD